From one Dermacentor andersoni chromosome 1, qqDerAnde1_hic_scaffold, whole genome shotgun sequence genomic stretch:
- the LOC126546088 gene encoding uncharacterized protein yields MAEPDSSMTSGEARKRRRLSAVLDKLAERRDDVFSPPASSSDSSCAAEWPDGPLDLSLPAHVCPSCGQGFAQRDRLAKHVASRHGRPPGDGRAYGCDVCGRCFARSDMLTRHMRLHTGLKPYTCRVCGQVFSRSDHLSTHQRTHTGEKPYKCPLCPYAACRRDMITRHMRTHARYEPPDSSGSSIDDDAGPPRGPPKEPGR; encoded by the coding sequence ATGGCCGAGCCGGACAGCAGCATGACGAGCGGCGAGGCGCGCAAGCGGCGCCGCCTCAGCGCCGTGCTCGACAAACTGGCCGAGCGCCGGGACGACGTGTTCTCGCCGCCCGCCAGCTCGTCGGACTCGTCGTGCGCGGCCGAGTGGCCCGACGGGCCGCTCGACCTGTCGCTGCCGGCGCACGTATGCCCGTCGTGCGGCCAGGGCTTTGCGCAGCGCGACCGGCTCGCCAAGCACGTGGCCTCGCGCCACGGCCGGCCGCCGGGCGACGGGCGCGCCTACGGCTGCGACGTGTGCGGCCGCTGCTTCGCGCGCAGCGACATGCTCACGCGCCACATGCGGCTGCACACGGGCCTCAAGCCGTACACGTGCCGCGTGTGCGGCCAGGTGTTCAGCCGCAGCGACCACCTGAGCACCCACCAGCGCACGCACACCGGCGAGAAGCCGTACAAGTGCCCGCTGTGCCCGTACGCCGCCTGCCGCCGGGACATGATCACGCGCCACATGCGCACCCACGCGCGCTACGAGCCGCCGGACTCGAGCGGATCCAGCATCGACGACGACGCAGGCCCCCCTCGCG